A window of Vulpes lagopus strain Blue_001 chromosome 21, ASM1834538v1, whole genome shotgun sequence contains these coding sequences:
- the LOC121480128 gene encoding acyl carrier protein, mitochondrial, with translation MASRVLSACVRRLPAALAPLPRVPTLAAARPLGTTLCPAGARTRPGARQAAPVLAQVPGTQLCRQYSDAPPLTLEGIKDRVLYVLKLYDKIDPEKLSVNSHFMKDLGLDSLDQVEIIMAMEDEFGFEIPDTDAEKLMCPQEIVDYIADKKDVYE, from the coding sequence ATGGCGTCTCGTGTCCTTTCGGCTTGTGTCCGCCGACTGCCCGCGGCCTTGGCGCCGCTGCCCCGGGTTCCCACGCTGGCCGCGGCCCGGCCCCTCGGCACCACGCTGTGCCCCGCGGGAGCCCGGACGAGGCCTGGGGCTCGGCAGGCAGCCCCGGTGCTCGCGCAGGTTCCAGGTACACAGCTGTGCCGTCAGTATAGCGATGCACCCCCTCTGACGTTAGAGGGGATCAAGGACCGGGTTCTTTATGTCTTGAAACTCTATGACAAGATTGACCCAGAAAAGCTCTCGGTAAATTCCCACTTTATGAAAGACCTGGGCTTAGACAGTTTGGACCAAGTGGAGATTATCATGGCCATGGAGGATGAATTTGGGTTTGAAATTCCTGACACAGATGCGGAGAAGTTAATGTGTCCACAAGAAATTGTAGATTACATTGCAGATAAGAAGGATGTATATGAGTAA